The genomic DNA TCTCGCTCGACGTTCCCGTCGCGGAGTTGGACGAGCGCGCGCTGGATCTCGTCCTCTACGGCTCGCGCGGCGAGCGGATTGGCGTGCGCGCGCCGCGATGGCATGGCCACCACCATCACGGTCGGGTCCGCGAGTACCAGATGGCGTTCGAGGGGGTCATCCCCAGCCTCGAGCGGCGCTATCGCGAAACCGAGTCCGAGGGAATGAAGGAAGAGATCGAAAAGTACATGTGGAATCGGCCCTGCCCCGAGTGCGAGGGCCTGCGGTTGAAGACGGAGTCGCTGGCCGTCACCATCGTCGGACGCTCCATCGACGAAGTCACCGCGTATTCGGTGGCAGAAGCGATGGAGTTTTTCACCTCCCTCGACGAGCGACGGGCCCCAGAGGTCGATCACGGGCTGCCGGAGAAAGAGCAGGGAACGGCGTTCGGCGAGCTGGCCCGATCATGGGCGGACGAGCGCGCCGAGCCGCTGAGCGAGCGCGACCACATGATCGCGCGCCAGGTCCTGAAAGAGATCCGCGCGCGGCTCAACTTCCTGGTAGACGTGGGCCTCGACTACCTCACCCTTGACCGCGCAGCTATGACGCTCTCCGGCGGCGAGGGCCAGCGAATTCGGCTCGCCACGCAGATCGGCTCGGGGCTCGTGGGCGTCCTCTACATCCTGGACGAGCCCAGCATCGGTCTCCACCAGCGCGACAACGGCCGCCTCCTCACGACCCTCAAACGCCTCCGCGACCTCGGGAATTCAGTCCTCGTCGTGGAGCACGACGAGGAAACGATTCGCGAGGCGGACTTCCTCATCGATATCGGGCCTGGCGCGGGTGAGCACGGCGGCGAGGTCGTGGCCGTGGGATCCGTCGACGACCTGACCGCTGAGCCTCGATCGATCACGGGGCAGTATCTGAGCGGTCGGGCGAGCGTGCCCGTCCCGACCTTCCGTCGCGACGGCCACGGGAAGTCGATCCGCATTGTCGGCGCGTCGGAACACAACCTCAAGCGGATCGACGTCGAAATCCCCCTCGGCCGCTTCGTTTGCGTCACCGGCGTCTCCGGATCGGGCAAGAGCACGCTCGTCAACGAGGTGCTGTACAAGGCCCTGAGCCAGGCCATCTATCGCTCGCGCGATCGGGCGGGGCGGCACGAGCGCATCGACGGGCTTGAGCACCTGGACAAGGTCGTGAACATCGACCAGGCCCCCATCGGCCGAACACCACGCTCGAACCCGGCGACGTACACGGGCGCTTTCACCCCCATCCGCGAGTTGTTCGCGGCCGTGCCCGATGCGCGTGTGCGTGGCTATGGGCCGGGCCGATTCTCCTTCAACGTCAAAGGCGGGCGCTGCGAGGCGTGTCGCGGCGAGGGGATCATCCAGATCGAGATGAATTTCTTACCCGATGTCTACGTCCCATGCGAGACGTGCAAGGGCCGACGGTACAACCGCGAGGCGCTCGAGATTCGCTACCGGGGCGTCAGCATCGCCGACGTCCTGGACATGACCGTTGCGGAAGCGTGCGAGCTGTTCACCAACGTGCCCGCCGTGCGGAACAAGCTCCAGACGCTCAACGACGTCGGGCTCGGCTACATCCGGCTCGGCCAGCCGGCGACGACCCTCTCGGGCGGCGAAGCCCAGCGCGTCAAGCTGGCGACCGAGCTATCCAAGCGGGCGACCGGCAAGACCCTCTACATCCTCGACGAGCCCACCACCGGGCTCCACTTCGCGGACGTAAGCCGGCTCCTCGAGGTGCTTAACCGGCTGGTCGACTCGGGCAACACGGTGCTGGTGATCGAGCACAATCTGGACGTCATCAAGACGTCGGATTGGGTCATCGACCTGGGACCGGAAGGGGGGCAGCGTGGCGGTCACGTCATCGCCACCGGAACGCCCGAAGCGATCGCGGGCTGCTCCCAATCCTACACTGGGCAGTACCTGAAGAGAGTGCTGGAGTCGGTGCGGGAGCCCGCTGCGGCGCGGGCGGGGACGTGACCGAGTCAGCGCACGTCCAGGCAAACAGCCTGTCAGTCAGCGGACGGCTTACGCCAGGAAGACGTGAGCCTCATCGTTTGAAGAAATCGGCGTTGATCTGAATGTACTGCTTCCATTCATCAGGAACGTCGCTATCTTGCCGAATGGCGCTCACGGGGCAGACGGGTTCGCACGCGCCGCATTCAATGCACACGTCCGGATCGATAAAGTACTGTTGGTCATCGTCAGTGGTGTGGATGCAATCGACCGGACAGGCCTCAACGCAGGACGCGTCCTTCACGCCAATGCAGGGCTCGCAAATGACGTACGTCACTCGTTCTACTCTCCGAAGCGTTTTGGGAACCGCGAAACTATACGGGTCCCACCCGGGCGCGTCAACTCGGCCGGAACGCAGGGCTGGGCGTCAAGGTTCCTAGCCGCACACGAACGCTGCCAGGAGGAATGCTATGGCAACGCCACTCAGACTTGGTGTGGTCGGCGCAAACCCGAGCATCGGATGGGCGTCGCGAACACACGTACCCGGGCTCCTGGCGCTCCCGGACTATGACCTTGCCGCCGTCTGCACAACGAAGCGCGAGAGCGCCGAGGCGGCAGCGCAAAAATACGAGGCGCGAAAGGCCTACTGGGACTACCGCGACCTCGTGTCGGATCCGGACATCGACGTCGTGGACGTCTGTGTGCGGGTGCCGTATCACTTCGAGATCGTGAAGGCCGCCCTCGCCGCCGGCAAGCACGTCTACTGTGAATGGCCCCTTGCCGCGACCACGGCGCAAGCCGAAGAGCTGGCGACGCTAGCGTCGAAGGCTGGCGTACACGCGATGGTCGGGTTGCAGGCGCGAGCCGCCCCGAGCTGGATCCACCTCCGCGAGCTCATCGCCGACGGATGGCTGGGACGGATCATCACCGCGACCATGACCCAGTATTCGGGGGGGTTGCTGCAGCCGCGTGCGCCCGAGGCCACCTGGCGGCTCGATCGCGCCAACGGAGCGCATACCCTTTCGATTTCGGCAGGCCACGCCATCGACGCGTTTACCTGGGCTCTCGGCCAGCTCTCTCGCGTCTCCGCCATCGTCGATACGCTCGCCCCGGATGTTCCGCTCCAAGACGGCGGCTCGATCCGCGCGACCGCGCCGGACCACGTCGCCGTTCACGGTCGCTTCGAGGACGGCGGCATCGCCACGATCGACGTCAGCAGCGTTCCCTGGCATCCATCCGGCTTCCGCCTCGAGGTGTACGGGACTGACGGCACCATCGTGGGAAGCGCGAGCCAAGCCCAGGCGACGGGCATCCGCCTGCAGGGAGCGCGAAAGGGCGAACAGCGCCTCACGGACGTCCCTATTCCGGCGGACCTGCGCTGGGTGCCGCCTGAGGTTCCAGACGGCACGCCGTTCAATGTGGCGCAGATGTTCCGTCGGTTCGCCGACGGGATCCGGGAGGGAAGCCACCCCGCCCCGACCTTCGACGATGCCGTGCGAAATCACCGATTCCTCGATTCCATCGAGCGCGCATCCAGGGAAGGCCGAAGCGTGCCGATCACGGCTCAGTAGGGCATGGCCAGCAGCGATCGCGACGCCCCGAGCAGGCCGCCCGTCGCGGAGCGCGTCCTTCGGGTTAGCGTGGCCGTGCACAGCGTCGAGGATGCCCTCGCGTTCTATCGCGATGCATTGGGGCTGCCGGTCGTCAGTGAGACCGTCCTGCCCGAGAACGAGCTGCGTGTCGTGCGGCTCGACGCGGCGGGACTCCAGATCGAGCTTCTCGAGCCCACGAGCGGGACGGGCCCCGTCGCACGGTATCTCGACCGATACGGCGAGGGTCTCCATCACATCGCGATCGAGGTACAAGCGATCGAGGACCAACTCGAACATCTGACGACGCATGGGGTCGAGCTGATCGACCGCGAGCCGCGGGTCGGACCCGAAGGGAAGATCGCCTTTGTTCACCCTCGGTCGACGGGCGGCGTCCTGATCGAGCTAAACGAGGCGCGCGACGAACCGAGTCGCCGCGCAGAGGAATTGCAGTGAAGGCCGAGATCGTCTCCGTCGGGACCGAGATTCTCCTGGGCATGATCGTCGACACTAACGCGCAATATCTCTGCCAGCAGCTCGCCGAAATCGGCGTCGACGTGTTCTGGATCAGCCAGGTGGGCGACAACCTGGACCGCGTGGTGGACGTGTTCCGCCGCGGTTTGGGGCGCAGCGATGCCATCATCGCAACCGGCGGGCTCGGCCCCACCGAGGACGACCTCACCCACGAATCGGTCGCGGCCGCCGTCGGCGAGCGCATCACCATCGACCCGGATCTCGAGCGGGAGCTGCGCGAGAACTTCGCGCGTCGCGGCCGGCCCATGCCGGAGCGGAACGTGAAGCAGGCGGCGCTGATTCCGTCTGCCACGCCACTCCCCAACCCCATCGGGACAGCGCCCGGCTGGTGGGTGGAGTGGAACGGCAAGGTTATCGCGACGATGCCCGGCGTCCCCGCGGAGATGCGCCGGATGTGGCAGGAGCAGGTGCGACCGCGACTCCGACAGCGCTCCGGCGCTGGAGTCCTCGTCACCACCACGCTGAAGGTGCTGGGCCTAGGCGAGTCGGCCGTCGAGGAGCAACTGGGCGACGCGATCCACAGCACGAATCCGACCGTCGCGACCTACGCGAAGCCGGATGGCGTGCAGGTCCGGGTCTCGGCGAAGGCGCCGGACGAGGACGCAGCACGAAACCTGCTCCGCCCGATGGTGGCGCAGCTCGAGGCCGTCCTGGGGGGGTCCGTCTACGGCCGTGACAACGACACACTGGCATCGGGCGCCGCGAAGCTCCTGGCGGCCCACGGATGGACCATCGCGTCAGCGGAGATCGGGACGGGCGGCTCGCTCACGTCAGACATGAGCAACGATCCCGGTCTGGTTGACCGATACGCGGGTGGGTTCGTGCTGGGGAGCAGCGGGGACCTCCTCGGGGCTGATTCGTCCGAGCCCAGCGACCTGGCCCGCGCCGCGAGAGCGCGAACCGGCGCAGACGTCGGGATCGCGGCGGTCGTCATCGAGCAGGGCCCGGATGGGCGGCCGGTTGGGCGCTGCGCGGTGGATGTGCGCGGATCCTCCGAGGCCGACTCCACGCGAATGAACATGGCGCCCCCGGAGCTGCGCCGCCGCGTGGCCGTGGAGGCGCTGGGTCTGCTGATCCGCGCGCTGCGCAAGGGATAGCGCGGAGCCCGAGGGATCTCTCGCTCGCGAGATGCCTCACGTCGCTCGGCACGACAAATCGGTGTCATCCCGAGGGCGCGTACCGATGTCATCCCGAGGGCGCGTACCGATGTCATCCCGAAGGCGGAGCCCGAGGGATCTCTCACCCAGGAGATGCCTCGCTTCGCTCGGCATGACAAATCGGTGTCATCCCGAGGGCGCGTACCGATGTCATCCCGAGGGCGCGTACCGATGTCATCCCGAGGGCGGAGCCCGAGGGATCTCTCACCCAGGAGATGCCTCGCGTCGCTCGGCGTGACAGAGCTCGGTCAATCCGTCGAGTCCGCGGGCTTGAGCTCTGTCGAAACGCGCCTCGAGGGGGGAATGGGCGGCGCGTCGCCGCCGTCCACTTCGCGCACGACATGGCCCGTTCTGCTCAGATCGCGCACCGCGGGAACTCGCCAGGCAACAGTGAGAATGGCCACGACACACACCATCGCCCCGGCGGCGATTGCCCAGTGGACACCGACCCACGTCGAGAGGGTGCCTGCCTGGAACCCGCCGAGCTGACCCAGGCCCCGTGTCGACATGCCGTCCAGGCTCATCACGCGCCCCAACATCGGGCCCTCGGCGACGAGCTGCAGCGTGGTGAGACGCGTTGCGCCTCGAACGAAGTCGGCCGCGCCGGACAGGGCAAGAAGCGCAACCGCCAGCGGAAAGCTGGGAGCGAAGGCGAAGGCGATGACCGAGAGGCCATAGACGACGCCGGCGATGATCATGAGCCGCCCCTTGCGCCGAACGTCGCCGACCGCAGATAGCCCAATCGTGCCGACGACCGTGCCGATGCCCGGTGCGCTTTGGAGAAACCCGAACCCCTGCGGACCCACGCGAAAGACGTCTCTCGCCAGCACCACGAGCAGTGGGTTGAACGACCCGAAAACGCTGAAGACCGCCTCGATCGGAATGAGCGCGCCAATCAACGGATCCGAGCGAACGTAGCGGATGCCGTCGACCATCGCCTTTAGCGGCGGCTCGCTCGTGCGCTCGCTGGCCGGGTTCGTCGCGCGCATCATCGCCAGCGCCGTGATGAGACCGGCATATCCGACGCAGTTGATCAAATACGTATCCGCAACGCCGAAAGCCGCCACGAAAATGCCGCCCAGGGATGGCCCGATGATCTGGGTCCCGCGACGCACCATCGAATTGAGGGCGACCGCCGTCATGAGGTCCGCCCGGGGGACGACATACGGGAGAAGCGACTGTTGTGCCGGAATCTCGAACGCGCCGAATAACGCGGTGACGACGCTGTAGGTGTAGATGTGCCAGACCCGAATGTTTCCGCTCAGCACGATAATGCCGAGCGCAAAGGTCAGCGCGCAGAGCGCGCACTCTATGAGCAGGAGCAGCTTGCGTCGATCAACGCGGTCCGCGATGGTTCCGGCGTATAGGGACATCACGAGGAATGGAACGGTGCGGA from Chloroflexota bacterium includes the following:
- the uvrA gene encoding excinuclease ABC subunit UvrA — encoded protein: MSANGHAPLTAPHGWIEVRGARQHNLKNIDLRIPRERLVVITGLSGSGKSSLAFDTLYAEGQRRYVESLSAYARQFLGQMDKPDVDFISGLSPAISIDQKGVSHNPRSTVGTVTEIYDYLRLLYARIGRRHCPSCGRAITQQTVQQIVDNVLAMGDGARIQILAPLVVGKKGEHQGVLDEVRNQGFSRVRIDGTIHDVSEDLDLGRYQLHTIEVVVDRLVLPSPDDDEESRRADLSRLTDSVETALRLGEGEMIVAGVGDESEDVRYSEKFACVACGISLGELAPRNFSFNSPHGACPSCTGLGYRQEIDPDMVIPNRELTLREGAIKPWFRGTAGEPYYLALLEGAARQFDFSLDVPVAELDERALDLVLYGSRGERIGVRAPRWHGHHHHGRVREYQMAFEGVIPSLERRYRETESEGMKEEIEKYMWNRPCPECEGLRLKTESLAVTIVGRSIDEVTAYSVAEAMEFFTSLDERRAPEVDHGLPEKEQGTAFGELARSWADERAEPLSERDHMIARQVLKEIRARLNFLVDVGLDYLTLDRAAMTLSGGEGQRIRLATQIGSGLVGVLYILDEPSIGLHQRDNGRLLTTLKRLRDLGNSVLVVEHDEETIREADFLIDIGPGAGEHGGEVVAVGSVDDLTAEPRSITGQYLSGRASVPVPTFRRDGHGKSIRIVGASEHNLKRIDVEIPLGRFVCVTGVSGSGKSTLVNEVLYKALSQAIYRSRDRAGRHERIDGLEHLDKVVNIDQAPIGRTPRSNPATYTGAFTPIRELFAAVPDARVRGYGPGRFSFNVKGGRCEACRGEGIIQIEMNFLPDVYVPCETCKGRRYNREALEIRYRGVSIADVLDMTVAEACELFTNVPAVRNKLQTLNDVGLGYIRLGQPATTLSGGEAQRVKLATELSKRATGKTLYILDEPTTGLHFADVSRLLEVLNRLVDSGNTVLVIEHNLDVIKTSDWVIDLGPEGGQRGGHVIATGTPEAIAGCSQSYTGQYLKRVLESVREPAAARAGT
- a CDS encoding MFS transporter, translating into MGGRTATPENRAQPGRAFGALRHRDFRLLWGASLGFHVSNWMQQVAQNWLLYDLTGSALLVGLNGFIRTVPFLVMSLYAGTIADRVDRRKLLLLIECALCALTFALGIIVLSGNIRVWHIYTYSVVTALFGAFEIPAQQSLLPYVVPRADLMTAVALNSMVRRGTQIIGPSLGGIFVAAFGVADTYLINCVGYAGLITALAMMRATNPASERTSEPPLKAMVDGIRYVRSDPLIGALIPIEAVFSVFGSFNPLLVVLARDVFRVGPQGFGFLQSAPGIGTVVGTIGLSAVGDVRRKGRLMIIAGVVYGLSVIAFAFAPSFPLAVALLALSGAADFVRGATRLTTLQLVAEGPMLGRVMSLDGMSTRGLGQLGGFQAGTLSTWVGVHWAIAAGAMVCVVAILTVAWRVPAVRDLSRTGHVVREVDGGDAPPIPPSRRVSTELKPADSTD
- a CDS encoding ferredoxin family protein, encoding MTYVICEPCIGVKDASCVEACPVDCIHTTDDDQQYFIDPDVCIECGACEPVCPVSAIRQDSDVPDEWKQYIQINADFFKR
- a CDS encoding Gfo/Idh/MocA family oxidoreductase, translated to MATPLRLGVVGANPSIGWASRTHVPGLLALPDYDLAAVCTTKRESAEAAAQKYEARKAYWDYRDLVSDPDIDVVDVCVRVPYHFEIVKAALAAGKHVYCEWPLAATTAQAEELATLASKAGVHAMVGLQARAAPSWIHLRELIADGWLGRIITATMTQYSGGLLQPRAPEATWRLDRANGAHTLSISAGHAIDAFTWALGQLSRVSAIVDTLAPDVPLQDGGSIRATAPDHVAVHGRFEDGGIATIDVSSVPWHPSGFRLEVYGTDGTIVGSASQAQATGIRLQGARKGEQRLTDVPIPADLRWVPPEVPDGTPFNVAQMFRRFADGIREGSHPAPTFDDAVRNHRFLDSIERASREGRSVPITAQ
- a CDS encoding CinA family nicotinamide mononucleotide deamidase-related protein — translated: MKAEIVSVGTEILLGMIVDTNAQYLCQQLAEIGVDVFWISQVGDNLDRVVDVFRRGLGRSDAIIATGGLGPTEDDLTHESVAAAVGERITIDPDLERELRENFARRGRPMPERNVKQAALIPSATPLPNPIGTAPGWWVEWNGKVIATMPGVPAEMRRMWQEQVRPRLRQRSGAGVLVTTTLKVLGLGESAVEEQLGDAIHSTNPTVATYAKPDGVQVRVSAKAPDEDAARNLLRPMVAQLEAVLGGSVYGRDNDTLASGAAKLLAAHGWTIASAEIGTGGSLTSDMSNDPGLVDRYAGGFVLGSSGDLLGADSSEPSDLARAARARTGADVGIAAVVIEQGPDGRPVGRCAVDVRGSSEADSTRMNMAPPELRRRVAVEALGLLIRALRKG
- the mce gene encoding methylmalonyl-CoA epimerase; amino-acid sequence: MASSDRDAPSRPPVAERVLRVSVAVHSVEDALAFYRDALGLPVVSETVLPENELRVVRLDAAGLQIELLEPTSGTGPVARYLDRYGEGLHHIAIEVQAIEDQLEHLTTHGVELIDREPRVGPEGKIAFVHPRSTGGVLIELNEARDEPSRRAEELQ